The following is a genomic window from Chryseobacterium ginsenosidimutans.
GGACTATCTACTCAATTCTTTCGAATTTCAGGATGCGGATATAAAAAGCTATTCCATTCGCACTCTGCAGAGGGACATTCGGGAAATCTCCGGTCTTTTTAATCTTTCCATTCACAACAAAAAGAAAGGTGATAATCGGTATTATATCGAGAGTCGCCCGATCATGGAAGTGGATGAATACAACCAAAAACTATTGGAATCTTTTCAGGTAAGTAATGCCTTGAATCTTCATCCGGATTTCTCAGACTTTATCTTTTTTGAAAGCAGAAAACCAACGGGAGTTGAAAATTTTTACGATCTGTTTTTCGCCATCCGTAACAAAAGAATCGTTTCTTTCGAGCATTACAATTACAAAAACAAGATCATGACTTCCCGAAAAGTTCATCCTTTGGCTTTGAAGGAATCGAAAGACAGATGGTATCTAATTGCGATTGATACAAAAGATAAAGCCTTAAAATCGTTCGGTTTAGACAGGATCAATTATCTCGATGTAAGTGATAAACAGTTCAGGGAAAAATATAAATACAACTTCAGGGAACATTTTAAAAATGCTTTTGGTGTTATGAATCTTTCGGAACAAAATCCTCAGAAAATCGTCATCAAATGCAGCCGACATCAGGGAGAATATATAAAAAGTTTTCCGCTTCATCAGTCTCAGAAAGAAACAAAAGAAACCCCTGAAAAAATATTTTTCGAGTTTTTTTTACATCCGACGTACGACTTTATGCAGGAAATTCTTTCTTATGGAAAAGAAGTACAGGTTTTAGAACCTAAAGGCTTAGTTGAAGACATCCGCAAACATTTGCAGGAATCTCTGAACAGCTATTTGGAAAGCTAAGCGCATCAAATATTTCAGATTTTTTGATTACATTTACAATAAATATATCAAAGTGAAACCTCTTTTTCTTTATCTTTTCTGCCTGATTTCTTCTCTCTGTTTCTCACAGCAGACAGAAGAATTTAAGCTTATTAAAAACTATTACAATCAGCATCGGACAATGCTCGGTAAAGAATTTAAGAAGAAGTTTGATGCCGAAACAGATAATTACCATAAGGCCTCCATTAAGGTTGATTATGTACTTTTTATGCAAAAAATGGACAGTATCGAAAATATTGCTTTGACTGGAGCTTTATTAAAAACAAAAAATCTGGAAGACCTCAACAGATTACAGTTAAACAAAAAGAATTCATCTGCAGAAGCTCTTGTTTCTGCTTCTCCGGTTATTGATAAGGTAGCAGATTATCCAGGTGGCATTAACGAACTTCGAAAAGAAGTTGCCGATCTTTTTTATCTTGGAGGTGTCTATTCTGATATTAAAACCGTAAAGGCCAATGTCGCTTTCATTGTAGAAAAAGACGGAAGCATCACTAATGTTGAAGCACAGGGAGATAATTTTACATTTAACAGGCAGGCGGAAATTGCACTATATTCTGTTCAGCAAAAATTTTTCCCGGCAATTAATAATGGCGGTCCTGTAAGGTATCGCTTCAGACTTCCTTTAACTATGAATCTTGAAGAGTAGATGTTTAGCGACGAATATTTCATGAAAATGGCTCTCAACGAAGCCGAAATTGCATTAGAAAAAGATGAGGTTCCGATTGGTTGTGTTGTGGTTTCTAATAACAGAATCATTGCCAGAGCACATAATCTCACCGAAACATTAAACGATGTTACTGCTCATGCAGAAATGCAGGCAATAACTTCTGCCGCTAATTTTCTTGGTGGGAAATATTTAAAAGACTGTACACTTTATGTAACACTGGAACCTTGCGTCATGTGTTCGGGAGCACTTTCCTGGTCACAGATTACCAAAGTTGTGATTGGTGCAAGAGACGAACAGAGAGGTTTTATCAACAAACATCTTTCTCTCCACCCAAAAACAGAAATCGTTACCGGAATTATGGAAAACGAATGTTCTTCGATCGTTAAAGAATTCTTTAAGTCAAAAAGATAAATCAGTTTTTACAGGTAATATTAAAAATACTTTTATCGGATCTTTTGTAAGATTTCTCACTTGGGCTCAGCTCGATTTTGTGATACTGATATAGAATATTTAAATCATGAAAATCATCTCCTTTTGCGGCCTTATATCTATTTTTGGCGGTATAAATTTCAGTTGAAGGATCATAATTATAATTGAACTTTAAAAACGACTCTTCATCAAATTTTTCTGTTGACTCTCCTATTCCGTAAGAAATAACATTGTAAACTTTATTGGCAACAATCGTTTCTTTTGGTACTTCAGAAGCTCCTCCTGAAATGTACATTTCCATTTCCGTCAATTTATCAGGATTCAGGTCTTTACGTTCTGAAGAAGCTTTTTCATCATTATTAAAATACAGTTTTTGATCCTTCAGCATTGCCTTAAACGGACGAATTCTCTTGCTCGAAGAGTAATACGTAATCATAAAATCATTATATTTCTGAAAATCTGCCTTGTAAGAACTCTCCATTTTTTCACGATAAAGATGTGTTGAAAGTATAATGTCTCTAAACTTTTCTTTGAACTCATTCACCAACGGATAAGGAAGACAGTTTGCATCCTGGCTCAGAACCGGTTGAATACCCGCTTCAGAATTTCCTATAAAAGCATCTTCATTAATATCAAAATTGCTGAACATCACCTTTGTTCCTTTTACTTTCGGGTCGTATCTTCCATAAACATCAAAGGGATATTTAGAAATATTGGGCGAAAAAGTAATCATATTCTGCTTATCAATTTCCCATTTTCCGGCAATAATCTGACCGAAAGTGAACATTGTAAACTCATGATTTTCCATTAGTATCCAATTGTAGCCACCATCATCAGGATTTCCTGAACTCACGTGATAACTTCCTGCAATTTTGGTCTGTGAACCAACAGATGACATGAGAAGTAAAAAGAAACAAATAATTATATTTTTCATAGTGATGAATCATTTTTAAAAAGCTCTCATAAAAATCAGGCTGAGCTTAGATTTCAGATAACAGTTTTATTTGTTCAATAAGTTAGTTATAATTTAAATCAAATCTCAGCATTAAATTATAAATCTTTCCCTAAAAAGTAGAGCCCTTTCAACGTATGAAGCCTGTCCATCAAATGGATTTTATCCGTTAAGGGTTTATAAACATGAGAAACTCCTCCTGTTGCAACGACAAAACAATCATCATTTACTTCATCATTTATTCTGTCGATAAAACCTTCCACCATTCCTAAAAATCCGTAGACCATCCCGCTTTGCATACAGCTAACAGTATCTAATCCTAAAACTTTCTTAGGTTTCACCAATTCGATTCCCGGAAGTTGGGCAGTCTGGGCAATGAGAGAATTTAAAGCGGTTATAATTCCCGGAGCGATAATTACACCTAATGTTTCACCATCTTCTGCGACACAACTCGCTGTAAGTGCTGTCCCAAAATCCAGAACAATTTTCTTTCTCCCCGGATACATATTGTGAGCCGCCACAAGATTGGCATAAATATCAGTTCCCATCTGTTTGGATTTTGCAACGACTCCTGATGGTGTATTTCTGTCTACAATGATAGGGTCCAGATCATGAATCTTTTTGATCGCAGCGTTCATCACCTTAGTAAGCTGAGGTACGACAGAACCTATAATTACTTTACTTATTTCTTTAGGTTCAATTTTATACGTCTGATACAACATCGACATCTGAACATATAATTCATCCGGCGTTCTGTATGGCTTTGTATTGATCACCCACGAAATATCACAATTGTCATCATCAAAAAGACCAAACCTGATATTGCTGTTTCCTATGTTTATTACGATTGAATTCATTTATTTGCTTTTCGGAAGGGCGAAACCTTACATTTAATTTAAGGCTTTAAATTTAACAATTTTAATAAAAACTACCTCTCAATCTCATATAAAATACTTTGTTCTTTTTAAAACAATTAATTATATTTAAAATCTAAAATCACTTCACCCCGCTTTCATGAAAAAACTGGTCTTATTATTATTTCTTTTCTTCGGTATTAATGCTTTCTCCCAAACTGCAGCTGCAGCAAAAGAAGTATTCGAAAAAATAAAAAGCGAATCACAAATTGACGGAAACGACAAAACAATCTACAATCTTCTTGACGAATTTTATGATAAAAACTTACAGTCGGAAAATGATGAAATGACACCTGAAACGATAGAAAAAATTCAGAAACTCGCTTCAGACTCTACTACAAAAAACCTTCACATCCTGATTCTTTTCCTTATGTATCAGCAACATATCAGTCAAACTGCAACGGTCGGGAAAAAGCCTAACCCTGATTTTCAGATTGCAACGATGAGGTTACTGGAAGATGAAATAAGAAGTGTTTATGGGAAAGTTCCTGCCATTATCTACATTTATAAATATGAAGCATTAGATAATGGTACAAAGAAAGACGAAGCAAAACCAGTTGCTATTCAGGGGTTAAAAGAATATCCTGATTCGGTTCCTTTAAAAGTTTACACCTATCTGAATACAAAAGATGAAACCATTAAAAATGATCTGATTAAAAACCATCCGAATCATTGGATGGTAAAACAATTTGGAATTAAATAAAATATTTAAATGATGAAAAAACTGATTACCATAATTTTAATTATCCAATCTTTCCTTGCATTTTCTCAGAAAAGCGCCAAAATGTATCCCGAAGTAAAAAGGGATAGCGTAATTTATTATGCCGACAACATTGAAATATATCCCATATCCATAACCTTCGAGGGACAACCAGCACTTGAAAATTTGCGTATACCGGGAACATTTAAAATGATTCAGGTACTCCCTCCACAATCAACAAACAATAAGGTGGCTGTTTTTGTTGTTAACGATAAGAAAAAAGGATGGAAAATAAAGAAAATGCCTATTTATTATACATTAGCCGGAGATGCTACGATAAAAACCTACGATTCGGATTACAAATATGATCTGCCTTTTCAAAAAGGAAAATCTTTCACTATTCATCAAGGATATAACGGAGTATTTTCTCACCAAAATGAAAACTCTCTGGATTTTACAATGCCGGAAGGAACAGAAATAACGGCTGCAAGAGAAGGTAAAGTAATTGATGCTGTTCAGAGCAACAATACAGGATGCCCCACAATAAGCTATGCCAATCTCGCAAACTATATTTCAATTTTACATTCTGACGGAACTATTGCACAATATTTCCATTTAAAACAAAATGGCGTAAAAGTAAAAGCAGGAGATACTGTAAAAAAAGGAGACGTGATCGGACTAAGCGGAAATACAGGCTGGACGAACGGTCCTCATCTTCATTTTGTATGTTTTCTTCCAAGCCCTTCAAGTCCAAAACAAAGGAATACCATTCAAACACTTTTCAGAACTGGAGATGGAAATAAAACAGAATATTTATCTCAAAAGAAACTTATCTGAAGGAATATTAAAATTTATAAATCTCTTAATCTTAAAACATTTTGTTTGGAACCAAATACTCTTGACGAAGGTTACAAACAAGCTTGTTTTAAATAAAACACAATTTACATTAAAGCAAAACAACCCTGTTGTAACAAAACGCAATCGCAGGAAGTCTAAAACAACCTTGTTTTAAATAAAACACAAACTACTTTTGTTTCAAACAATATTAATTGTAATAAAACGCAAATCAATTCATAGTAAAAACCGAAATTTATTATGAAATTAATAAAATATTATTTATTTAAACGAAAAAAATCCCCGAAGAAAACTCTTCAGGGATTTTTTAATATATAGTTTGAATTATTTTACCTCAACAAAATTATCTGCCATATTCACATCCGCCATTCTCTGGCTGAAATCTATTCCCACAGCTGATAACTGATCTTTTTTATAAGGAACGGTTATCGTATATTCTTTCTGCGTCCAAGGCCAGTAGGGCATTGTTTTAAAATCACCATAAGCATCTTTTTCTTTCCAGGTATGCGTCATATTCATCGGAATCTGATACGTCACGATTTTCTTATCATTGGTAATTAAACTGAAATCAATCGGCATAGGAACCTGTCCGTTATTTACCAACGTGATGGTGGTAGATTTTGATTCGTATTTCACGTCTTTGATGGCATAATCAATGGTTTTTGTCGTGTTGATCCAGTAATTCTGGAACCATTTCAGGTCCATCCCGGAAACTTTCTGAGCAATATGGAGAAAATCTCTGTCAGACGGATGCTTCATGGCCCATTGATCATAATATTGTTTCAATGTTTCCGCTAAATTCTGCTCTCCCATAATATAGCCCAGTTCAACTAAGTACAATTCTCCTTTCACATAAGAAGCATAGGTGTAAGCCGTTCCGTTGTCATGATGATCGCCCAACCAGATGGCAGGTTCTTCAATTCCTTTTTTAATGAAATTTCTGTACGCATTTACTGAATTCGCAAACGGATTCGGAAGTTCCTGTTTTGGAGGAAACAGCTGATTCATTACATATCCCTCCGCATAACTTGTAAAACCTTCATCCATCCACGGACGCATCGGTTCGTTTGTTGCCAGCATCTGCTGATACCAAGAGTGAGCGCCTTCGTGAGCCATTAAACCCATTAATCCTTCAATATTTTTAGCTTCTCCTAAAATCATGGTACACATTCCGTATTCCATTCCACCGTCGCCACCTTGAATAAAAGCGTACGTCGGATAAACATATTTTCCGAAATGAGCATTCATCAGCTGATAATATTTCGTAAGATAAGGCTGAGCCTCTTCCCAAACTTTAGTTTTATCATTATTTTGATATACCAGAAAAACTTTCGGTCCTTGAGGAACATCAAAACTTTTCACGATATAATCTTTATCGGCTGCCCATGCAAAATCCAGCATATTTTTCGCGGTCCATCTCCATGTTGCTTTATTTTTTTCGGTTTTGATTTTTGCATTGGCATCATATCCTTTTACTTCTGCCGGATTTTCAAGGATTCCTCCCGCTCCGATTACGTAGTCTTTGTTGATTTTAATAGTAATATCAAAATCTGAAAAAGGTGCATGAAACTCTCTTCCGATGTAATCAAAAGTTGCCCAGCCGTCGTAATCGTATTCTGCGATTTTCGGATACCATTGCGTCATGGTCATATCAACACCTTCTTTGTTGTTTCTTCCGCTTCTTCGGATTTGCTGCGGGATTATAGCATCCCAATCCATCGTGAAAGTTGTGGTTGAATTTGGTTTAATCGGTTCTGCCAGATAGACCTTCATCACCGTTTCCTGAACTTCAAACTTCAACGTTTTCCCGTTTTGTTTGATCCAGTGAATATTTTGTGCCCCTTCCTCATCTTTCGGAATCGAAGCCAGTCTTGAAACTCCGTCTTTCTGCAATCTTGAATCACCATTTTTTCCCTGACCAGCCACTCGTTGATCCATCATTGAATTAGGTTTAAAAGCATTCCAGTACAAATGGAAATACACAACATTGAGTTCGTCCGGTGAATTATTGGTGTATTCTAACGTCTGATTTCCCTGATACGTAAATTTTTCTGCATTCACATCAATATCCATCTTGTACTTCGCACTCTGCTGGTAATAAGCGCCTTGCTGTGCGTGAAATTGAGAAATGATAAATGCAAATAGGATTGCAACCGATTTTTTCATTTAAAATTTTATTTTTTTAAAGATAAGTAATTAAAATAAAAGCCTCAAATGTGCAGTTTTGATGAGGTTTTTGTTTGCCTATATAGTTTTAGATTAAATTTATTTTGATTGTTAAATTTATTTCGACAATTATGCAGGTTTTTTAGGCTTAATCATTTGCGGAAAATTTAATTAATCAACAATTTTTTAATCAAAGTAATCTGCCCTAAATGATAATAAGAATGTTCGATCAATCCGTCGATGTTTCTCAAATACGTTCCATATTTTTCATCAACAAAGACTTCATCCATTTTAGAATTGGGCATTTGTTGTAATAAGTTTGCAAACTTTTCAGCATCATCAAAAAGTTTGTTTAAAAGTTTGTCCCATTGCTCCTGAGATTCAATTGATGGAAGGTCGAAGCTATATTTATCCTTAATTTCCAAATCACCACCTTCAAAAACATTTATCAATCCTGCTATATAATAATGAATGTGAAAAGTAAGCATTGCAATCGTATTCAAAGAACCTATTTTTGTTGTTGCCTGTTCCCATGTAATATCTTTAAGCTGATCTTTAAAGTTGGTATTCGCAATCCAAAGTCCGTAAAGCAATACTTCCCTGAATCTTTTTGCTAAGTGTGAAGTTGAACTCATCTTTTTAATTTTTTTAAAGATAATTAATTTTGATTTTTACTCTCACAGATTTCAGCCTTGACAAGGTTTAAAACCTTGTCAAGGTTAAAAATTACCTGAAAATTTAATAAAAAACAAAAGCCTCAAATGCAAAAGCATCTGAGGTTATATTTAGTTTAAAAAGATAATTATTAAGAAAAAAGTTCCTTTTTTCCGCTTCTTAAAATCTTTTCTAAGATTCTTAAAGTAATCAGATAGGTTGGTTTTACACCAGTCAGTCCTAAACCACCTGAAGAAAGTGTACTTCCCGTTTCCAATGGATTATCCGAAGCATAATAAGCATAGCAAACGAATAAATCCGGGGCAATATGATGCCTGATTTTAGACGCCACCTGAATTGCTTTCTGATAATGGGCACCTTCCATTTCAAGTCCGATTGCTTTCCATGAAGTGTTCATGAAATAAGAAAGAATGTCTCTGTTTTGAAGCGAAGTGCCTAATACCGTAATCATTGGTCCTTCAAAAGCTTTTAATTCGTCATCTTTAAAATCATCCAGCTTCAACGCATTCTCAAAAGGATAATTATCTGCCGTTCCTTCAAAAATATGTGCCGTCGGGATCATAATATCTCCTTTTCCACCAGCAAGAATTCCCGCTTTTCCCATAATGGAAACAGATTTCACTTTCATCATATACACCTCTCCTTTTTGTTCGAAAGGTCTCAGCAATTCATCCATCACCTCAAAAGCCTGTTCACCAAAGGCATAATCAAAAACCATTATTACATCGTCTCCGTCATATTTCAGGTGTCCGAAAGGTGTGTTTTTAAGATTTGTCTTGCTCAAATCAATAATCTGAACATCAATATTA
Proteins encoded in this region:
- a CDS encoding M1 family metallopeptidase; the protein is MKKSVAILFAFIISQFHAQQGAYYQQSAKYKMDIDVNAEKFTYQGNQTLEYTNNSPDELNVVYFHLYWNAFKPNSMMDQRVAGQGKNGDSRLQKDGVSRLASIPKDEEGAQNIHWIKQNGKTLKFEVQETVMKVYLAEPIKPNSTTTFTMDWDAIIPQQIRRSGRNNKEGVDMTMTQWYPKIAEYDYDGWATFDYIGREFHAPFSDFDITIKINKDYVIGAGGILENPAEVKGYDANAKIKTEKNKATWRWTAKNMLDFAWAADKDYIVKSFDVPQGPKVFLVYQNNDKTKVWEEAQPYLTKYYQLMNAHFGKYVYPTYAFIQGGDGGMEYGMCTMILGEAKNIEGLMGLMAHEGAHSWYQQMLATNEPMRPWMDEGFTSYAEGYVMNQLFPPKQELPNPFANSVNAYRNFIKKGIEEPAIWLGDHHDNGTAYTYASYVKGELYLVELGYIMGEQNLAETLKQYYDQWAMKHPSDRDFLHIAQKVSGMDLKWFQNYWINTTKTIDYAIKDVKYESKSTTITLVNNGQVPMPIDFSLITNDKKIVTYQIPMNMTHTWKEKDAYGDFKTMPYWPWTQKEYTITVPYKKDQLSAVGIDFSQRMADVNMADNFVEVK
- a CDS encoding type III pantothenate kinase; translated protein: MNSIVINIGNSNIRFGLFDDDNCDISWVINTKPYRTPDELYVQMSMLYQTYKIEPKEISKVIIGSVVPQLTKVMNAAIKKIHDLDPIIVDRNTPSGVVAKSKQMGTDIYANLVAAHNMYPGRKKIVLDFGTALTASCVAEDGETLGVIIAPGIITALNSLIAQTAQLPGIELVKPKKVLGLDTVSCMQSGMVYGFLGMVEGFIDRINDEVNDDCFVVATGGVSHVYKPLTDKIHLMDRLHTLKGLYFLGKDL
- a CDS encoding DUF1572 domain-containing protein, giving the protein MSSTSHLAKRFREVLLYGLWIANTNFKDQLKDITWEQATTKIGSLNTIAMLTFHIHYYIAGLINVFEGGDLEIKDKYSFDLPSIESQEQWDKLLNKLFDDAEKFANLLQQMPNSKMDEVFVDEKYGTYLRNIDGLIEHSYYHLGQITLIKKLLIN
- a CDS encoding M23 family metallopeptidase, whose translation is MKKLITIILIIQSFLAFSQKSAKMYPEVKRDSVIYYADNIEIYPISITFEGQPALENLRIPGTFKMIQVLPPQSTNNKVAVFVVNDKKKGWKIKKMPIYYTLAGDATIKTYDSDYKYDLPFQKGKSFTIHQGYNGVFSHQNENSLDFTMPEGTEITAAREGKVIDAVQSNNTGCPTISYANLANYISILHSDGTIAQYFHLKQNGVKVKAGDTVKKGDVIGLSGNTGWTNGPHLHFVCFLPSPSSPKQRNTIQTLFRTGDGNKTEYLSQKKLI
- a CDS encoding helix-turn-helix transcriptional regulator, which gives rise to MKKDFYLTRYALIIKRLESSPATYSQLEDYLLNSFEFQDADIKSYSIRTLQRDIREISGLFNLSIHNKKKGDNRYYIESRPIMEVDEYNQKLLESFQVSNALNLHPDFSDFIFFESRKPTGVENFYDLFFAIRNKRIVSFEHYNYKNKIMTSRKVHPLALKESKDRWYLIAIDTKDKALKSFGLDRINYLDVSDKQFREKYKYNFREHFKNAFGVMNLSEQNPQKIVIKCSRHQGEYIKSFPLHQSQKETKETPEKIFFEFFLHPTYDFMQEILSYGKEVQVLEPKGLVEDIRKHLQESLNSYLES
- a CDS encoding energy transducer TonB, translating into MKPLFLYLFCLISSLCFSQQTEEFKLIKNYYNQHRTMLGKEFKKKFDAETDNYHKASIKVDYVLFMQKMDSIENIALTGALLKTKNLEDLNRLQLNKKNSSAEALVSASPVIDKVADYPGGINELRKEVADLFYLGGVYSDIKTVKANVAFIVEKDGSITNVEAQGDNFTFNRQAEIALYSVQQKFFPAINNGGPVRYRFRLPLTMNLEE
- a CDS encoding nucleoside deaminase, giving the protein MFSDEYFMKMALNEAEIALEKDEVPIGCVVVSNNRIIARAHNLTETLNDVTAHAEMQAITSAANFLGGKYLKDCTLYVTLEPCVMCSGALSWSQITKVVIGARDEQRGFINKHLSLHPKTEIVTGIMENECSSIVKEFFKSKR